TGTTGCTGGTTGTGTAACAGGGGGAACTATGTCGGCAAAAGGTATCTACTTTCTCTTACTCTTCTTGGTATTACTTGTGATGGTCTCTATGATCTTAGTAAGCAGCTTTCTAATGTAGATTTTGTGTTGACATTATTCTATAAATTGATTGATGTGAGCGGAAATGCTGTACCTTGTTCGCTAACAAACCTGTTAATGCTAAAGCTAATATATCAGAAATGTTGAATATGAACAAGCTGACGTTCTTTTATAAAGTAAATTAACATGACTAAAGAAAACTCGATTCGGATATGTTGTTTATGAATAGTATAACAGAAATGCTATTGAGACACCGTTTTATTGATTCTTTTGAGCATCTTATACCTGTCGacctttttcttcttttaatatcAGTATGAAATGTCTTGATAAAATAATGTTGATGTGTTCATATTTGACGTTTCTTAGTCGATTGATTTTGGCATTTTCATTAATGGTTTCATTGGTTACCAATTGATTTACCACATTCCCTTAATTTGCATTCTAAACAAACATGAACATATTACTGAACATTTGCCCTTGCATTATTCGTTATTATCATATCCTCCCTATGATTTGCTACACATTGGCAAAAGCAATTAGCCTAATGAACTGAATTATGTTGTTTTCTGATATGTTTTCCTGTCGGAGAATTAGTATGCCATGTCTCTCTCTTAGGCTTATCAATTCCAAGTTTAATATAGAAACATTAGTCTCTTTTCATTCGAGTGACATGCCATTGAAACTCATTTAAGTGAAACTGATAAAGGCCTTACGGAGAGCTTTCTCACTTTGCCTTTTCTTTGTGTACTTTTCACATACTTTAGAACCCTCTAAACTGGCACTTAAAAACCTTAGCAGCCTGCCCTCGGCGTTTCACATGGTATTAGGCAACTAAATATACCCTGCATTTATGAGGAAACCTTAATGCAGCTTCGATGATAGCTATTTGATGTTATGAAATTTTGAGAATGATTTATCAAATACAATAGCTACAATTGAAcataagagaaagaaaaagaaaaaccaaaaccagCCGGAGAAGTGTCGTTCTTCCAATAGTATCCTTGGTTAGGCAAAATTTTAGTTTAAGTAAGCTTTTTGCTCATATGAATGTTGGTTCCAACAAATACTTATATCTTCACATTGTTTTCGGTAAAATTACCGTAGAAGCCCTTGTACTAGGAGTCAAATTGTATTTTGCCCCCTTTACTCAAAAGATGGGCAAATTAGTCATTGTACTTTAAACCAAAAAGCAAATTGGtcctttctgttaaaaatttcatccatttggaCTGTTAAAATTTAGCGTGGCTAATGGACTAACCAGATAATGCCATGTGTACCTTATGTATAGGGAccagtttttaatagtagaaatggatgaaatttttaacagaatgatCAATTTGCACTTTCATTTAacatatagggactaatttgcccattttttgagtAGATAGGGTGAAATGCAATCCGACTCTTAGTACAAGGGTCTATGCACTTCTACTGTCAAATGTTAAATCTCCCACATTTGCACAGCTTATATGATTTTGTTCTGTTTCGGGTTTCCCCTATTTATCTTACATCGCATTCCTCTCGTGCATTGTTGATAGCTGGTCCGAAAGCTGCATGCGTCGGCTGTGTGGGTTTTGCTGCATTCTCAGTTGCGATCGAGAAGTTTTTCGATAGACACACTTGATGGTAGAATTATCCTTTTGCTCCAATTTTGCGTACACCTTTATTTATAGCTGACCTGCTAAATTTTTGTCATAAAATATTTTTGTGCAATTTTAATTGATTCAGAATAACAATTTAAAAAGTGTTGTTATGTTTTGATTTTTGATTCACACTATACGTATCTGAATCAGAGGATGTACACCCCTAATATAATGAATTGGATATTGGAGATCATTTATATTGTCTGAGAGCCCATCATATGCTATTCACATCCTTCAACTTTATTTGGTTggttttcaatttttaaattattttgttgatGCAATTAACTTCACAACATTTTAATTGTTAATGCTTTACTGTATGTAATTTTAATaggataaatcttaaaattatatatgaattttgatttaatgtgtaattgtatacaAGTAATAGTTTTGATGtatacttgaaattttaattttgatttaattatgcacatgaaaaaataaatacattaatttatttttatatttgataaatataaatatttatgtatgtaatatataaataaaaataaaattatattaataattgtgttaataatttataagaattagattaaattaaaattttatgtgtaaaattatataaaattaaaatttatatatataattgcacGTTAAATTATAGTTCATGTATAGATTTAAGATTTATTCCTTTTAATACTACTTATTTTTGTACTAAAATTTTAGTATTACCCATTCCTATCCCTTAAATAATTCGAGAAGGGCATAATTCGAAtgttatatatttacttattaatataaaataagaattatCATAATTATAAAAAACCaagactaaaaatattaaaataattaattattaatttttaaaaatatatttttatatttcgtGAACTAAATACTAAAATATTACATTCAACCCCAGAAAGTTAACAGACCCAACCTTCCATACTGTAGATTTGCATAATCTTTTGTCGGATACATATATTTCGAATATTTTTCAGTTTGAATTTAAGATGGTTTCCAATTAATTTTAAATCAGAAAAACATTTTATTGATTCTAGAAAACCGTGACAGATCTCAATAGAACCACCATTCGATGAATTTAAAAtcgaaaatataaagaaaatgaaCAATAACGAATTCAACCCAAAATatttacttttctttttttttatcattttaatcctAATTCTTCTTCTTTTATCAAATTGTCTtcaatctttaaattttagttaaaatgcTTTTCTTAATTAGAAGAATTGAGTAGactgtaaaatttttaataacaATTAATCAACCCGCAtttcacaaaaaatttaaaattatatatatttaaaaaactaTCGACATTAACAATGAAATGTATATAGAATATTACGCAAGTATTCACTTCAATGTcgttaaaatttttataagttaattactttttacattaaaaaaaaaagtaacccgactaaaatgtaaaagtgaagTCAAAATGAAGCAAAAAATTAAGACCAAAGTGGCAAAGGAAGTaaatattagggactaaatttcgTATTTTGCGTAAAGAAAAAAGGAAGGAAAAAAGGCATAAGATAGGTGGACAAAGGCAAGGCAACGATAATGATGTCATTCACAATCCAAAAGCTAAAAGAAAACAACACTTTATCTAGCAGTatcaccattttttttttttagcttcaATTAAGCCCTTCAATCACCAATCCATGTCTTTTTCTCTTATAATCCCTTAAATTCCCGTAAAGAACCCATATTATATACCATCAGAAAATGCTAGATCCAGCCTCCGATATGCTTCCGCCGCCGTCTTCCCCCACCATCTCTTCCGTTTCCTCTTCTGATCTCGACACTGAGGTAAATTTCTTTATTACCCTTGTTTTTcacttctgtttttcaatttaatcctttgttCATGCAATTTTTGGGGGTAAATGAAGTCGACAGGTTCATTTTTCCATGATAGAAGCACTACATTGGGTACTCTAATGGGTGTGAGTTTTCCGGCCATTACTTTCCGAGCACCGTCACGGCACAACCACCGCGAGACGCAACCCGCGAACTCCGGTTCTTCCACGGCGAAACCCAAGAAGAGGAGGGCGTTGACGGCGGCTTTCGGGTCGGAGCGTTCAGGTAGACGGCGGAGGAAGTGGTGGCAGATCTGTCGGGATGGGGATTCAAAGCCGGCTTCTCTGGGTGAGTTTCTGGAGGTTGAGCGGAGGTTCGGCGACGGAGCGTTTTACGGTGCGACGGCGGAACTGGAAGGAGTGATGGGGACGGGTCACGATGAGAATCACGAGGCGAGGAATGGACGGTCGTTGTTTGCTGATGGAAGGGTATTGCCTCCTCCTTCGGTGGCGGCAGCTCCCCCGGCCGGTGATGACGACGACGAGAAATCGACGGCTCTTTGTAGATTCCCGGTGTCGCTCACGGGGATATGTAGCGGCGGCGTTGGATAAAGTGTACTTTTTTGACTTTTCCACTCCTTTACCctttcattttttatttgtttaattataaTCTAATCCACCGCATTGCCCATTGAAactaatttaatttatatctttCTTTAAAAAGACAATTTAATTTGgctttatttatttcaataatttatattttcttcttaattctattttatttttatacatttacTTTTCCTTCAATTAAAAATCATTATGTTTAGCTTAGCTAATATTCATTTAATCAAAACTAtatatttcatttgaatttagGTCTCCACTTTTTATATCTATTATTTTCAATTTTggaatttagttattttatttttaatttcaataatttgttaatttaaatattaaagtcTAATTCACTTGTTATATTAGAGTTGGATTGAATTTTGTTAtctctatttaaaaataaaaaaatcaatcctaaatatttatcaaaaagtAAATTAGTCTTTTTGTTAATAATTTTATCCTTTCTACTACTAACAGATGACTCTTTATAAGATACATATTACATGTCATGTGTAATTATCTGATTATTTTATCGACTATGttaattttaacaataaaaaattaatttttaacagaaataattaatttactattttatttactatatggacattaatttatttatttttgaataaagAGAATAAAATGTAATTAAACTACAATAAATATAACTTTTCTGTCAGTGTAATCATTGAGGACTAGATTCTTTaggcttttatttttatttttaaaaagttatttactttttctttgtatgattttaaattttccttttctaAATTAGGGAAATGATTATAATTTATGgaataaaaaattttaagtgtaaactataaaaatattattaaattattgctTTCATTGCATTTTAGTCATTCAACtattaattttttctatttagtcagtaaatttttgaaataaaatattttggttacttaaaattgatttggatttttattaatctaataacaaatttaacccttcaatatttatatattatattaattttattcaagatataaattattcaaaaatttagtctctaatatttataaaatttgttattttagtttaaattataaaaatttaataaatttagccttcaattttacaaaatttatcaatttaattataatttgaaaaaactcaataaaataattttggtcctttacaaaattaataatttaagctTCTTAACTGAGAAATCTTAGCTTTtaagtttcaaaattttataattttatgctACTCCAATATAAAGTTTCTAACATCGATTTCGGCATAGACTGTCTTTATACAACTATTTTTCAACCCAACACATGAAAAAgggaaaaaatgaaagaaaagaacACCATATAGTAACAATATTTAAAACGTTACAATTGATGAAGTAAAGTTGATTACAATTTTGTAAAGGCTACAACAGCCAAGCAGCCACCTTATAATAAAAACCATCACAAAACAACAAAATTCAATACTTGAAATAGAAAAAAAGTGAGCTCAAGTTGTCATCTCCAGCTTCAAAACAGAAGACAAAATTATGATAAATGGATTGTTTAGTTATACATAAAGTTATGTGAATTTTTTAGAATtcgaactaaaataataaaatttgtaaatattgaagactaaatttgttgaatattgtatatttaggatcaaattgatataaTGTGTAAACATTGGAGGATAAAAAATTTATTAgaccaaataaataaaaaacccaaatcaattttgagtcaccaaaatatataatttctaaaattttaatgtCTAAaccgaaaaaattaataatttagtgaacaTTTTATAgcttattcaaatttaaaattcccaaaatagaggtattattttaaaattcccaaaattttatatgaaaaattTCCTAATCATTATCTATGGCAaaactttatttaattttagttatAAAAGATTTCTAAAATGttagaatataaatataaaaataatttttatatttactttctTATCCACCTGCCACCTACTCCACACTGTACCACCTTCCCCCTTTCTCTTATTCTACCAAATCCATGCAATATCTATGGTTGAATCCAATCCAATATGTAAAGTGTACATCATTAAATTGACCAATGAACATTGGAACGCCAAAACAATTTTCTTCAACTGAAACATAGTATTatatatcatcatcatcattataaaaataattaatgtgCTCAATAATGGACCCTTAGCTACCATGAAGCTTGAGTGCTAGAAAAGTAAATGGAACATCCCAAGTAATCACTACACTATTTCTCGGATTTTTAGCATTTCAGAAATGTAAGGTGAAATcagaaattttatttaataaaattataaatttttgaaggagctgaaattaaaaagggttaaattgtaTTGTTATTATTTCTAGAGAGGCGAAAACTGGAATTTTTCCCATTCAATTAAGAACTAAAGAAACTAAATAGCATGATTTAATGTTTGCGAGCGGCTCAAGGGAAATTTTCCTATTTAACGTTGGGACCTTGgtcaaaacaaataaaatttgAGGAGCCTTTtaagtaaaattttcaaaaattgtaAGAgtttaataaatatttcaaaaactTACaggatatttaattaaaatttccaAAAAGTTTGAAAGGCatatttagaattttaaatttattttgaaagtaaccaaaattttcaaaaaatttaggAGCCGTAATCCCAGTCTTCAATAGGTACAGACAATCGAGTTAATTCCATAAAAAATTACTAAGTTATGCTCCAAATTTAAAATCAACCCTTAaactttaaaatgttttaatCAAGATTGTATTAATTAGATTTTCCATCAATCTAACACCATTTTGAGTCATAGCTTAAATTTTGATCTGTGTTCTATACTCACAGGTAAATTAGTGGAaagatattaataataaaaaattagtagTTTAAGGACTTAATCCTCAttattattacaaaaaaaaaaattgtagaggGGCATTTTCAATATAAAATCTACATGCAATTTGGTAGTGCCAAAtattcttatttttaaaattttaattgaaaatgtttaactaatacacCAAGAAAATAGCAACTTCACCATCCCATAATCTTCCAACAACTCCATGCATATAACATAATGATACTATATGGTCTCTCTATTTAAAGACCATGTTTCACATAATGATGGCatgttaataaaaaaaaaaccctaacacACCAGCCATTGATATCGTACCATTCGAGCCCCAC
This window of the Gossypium arboreum isolate Shixiya-1 chromosome 12, ASM2569848v2, whole genome shotgun sequence genome carries:
- the LOC108478209 gene encoding uncharacterized protein At3g17950; amino-acid sequence: MLDPASDMLPPPSSPTISSVSSSDLDTESTGSFFHDRSTTLGTLMGVSFPAITFRAPSRHNHRETQPANSGSSTAKPKKRRALTAAFGSERSGRRRRKWWQICRDGDSKPASLGEFLEVERRFGDGAFYGATAELEGVMGTGHDENHEARNGRSLFADGRVLPPPSVAAAPPAGDDDDEKSTALCRFPVSLTGICSGGVG